One Miscanthus floridulus cultivar M001 chromosome 11, ASM1932011v1, whole genome shotgun sequence DNA window includes the following coding sequences:
- the LOC136494571 gene encoding uncharacterized protein, translated as MLPPLSHLQRRLLAAGPKLLAPPFFRSFSSATAPAARKPTTAVAVLWDLAASRPPSTLPLYDAAVRLHLAATSFGRLRLSAAFLHPSHRLPAPAVSAATTHLCRVCGRRFRARDALLRHFDAIHAREHAKRVARIDSARGGRRVRLAAALSLKLSKYEKAARELTAGAGTASPSDELGRAGVRVELSRTPAASLREHAQLVLDEGSARCLVLVSGHEELAPLLRVARERGVRSVVVGGESGLARWADVGFSWAEVIAGKARKAAPSVSGKWRDGDVLKGLEWRYDEDDDEEEVVFEDDDGEELARKAKGKPWWKLDSDDEDSSVGG; from the coding sequence ATGTTGCCGCCGCTCTCGCACCTCCAGCGTCGCCTCCTCGCGGCGGGCCCAAAACTCCTTGCTCCGCCCTTCTTCCGCTCATTCTCCAGCGCCACCGCACCGGCGGCACGCAAGCCGACCACCGCCGTGGCCGTCCTCTGGGACCTGGCCGCTTCCCGTCCCCCGTCTACTCTTCCGCTCTACGACGCAGCCGTGCGCCTCCACCTcgccgccacctccttcggccGCCTCCGTCTCTCCGCGGCGTTCCTCCACCCGTCCCACCGCCTGCCGGCCCCCGCCGTGTCCGCCGCCACGACCCACCTCTGCCGCGTCTGCGGCCGCCGCTTCCGCGCTCGCGACGCGCTGCTTCGCCACTTCGACGCCATCCACGCACGCGAGCACGCAAAGCGCGTCGCCCGCATCGACTCCGCCCGCGGCGGCCGCCGCGTGCGCCTCGCCGCCGCGCTGTCCCTCAAGCTCTCCAAGTACGAGAAGGCCGCGCGCGAGCTCACCGCCGGCGCGGGCACCGCCTCCCCGTCCGACGAGCTCGGGCGCGCCGGCGTCCGAGTCGAGCTCTCCCGGACCCCGGCGGCGTCCCTCCGGGAGCACGCGCAGCTGGTGCTCGACGAAGGGTCCGCGCGGTGCTTGGTGCTCGTCTCGGGCCACGAGGAGCTGGCACCCCTGCTGCGGGTGGCGAGGGAGAGGGGCGTGCGGTCGGTGGTCGTCGGTGGTGAGTCCGGCCTGGCGAGGTGGGCGGACGTCGGGTTCAGCTGGGCGGAGGTGATCGCCGGGAAGGCTAGGAAGGCCGCGCCGTCCGTGTCCGGCAAGTGGCGGGATGGAGACGTGCTCAAGGGGCTGGAGTGGAGGTACGATGAGGACGATGACGAGGAAGAGGTGGTGTTCGAGGACGATGACGGCGAGGAGCTGGCACGGAAGGCCAAGGGGAAGCCGTGGTGGAAGCTGGACTCTGACGACGAGGACTCCAGCGTTGGTGGTTAA
- the LOC136494154 gene encoding probable long-chain-alcohol O-fatty-acyltransferase 5 — translation MASEVASLAVVSAAASVALAYARLATSRLAPSIPRLAALLPVLLLLPVLPFAFSSIHLRTISAFFLVWLCGFKLLLLAAGHGPLHPALPLVRFVACAALPVKVRDKTEKQQQQQQQASRSSLPSGFLLSYAAKAALFSALVSVRCYRARMPAYAVPVFDGAHVYLMLELFLASAAALARALLGAELEPQFDRPYLASSLRDFWGRRWNLMVPGVLRPCVYRPVRARFGAAAGVLAAFLVSGAMHEVMFYYITLEAGTGEVTAFFALHGACAVAERWLARQHGAVWRPPRPVATALTLAFVTGTGSWLFFAPVIRSGLDKAIIAECEGMLAFLERAGRNLTAMAHLV, via the coding sequence ATGGCATCCGAGGTAGCCAGCCTCGCCGTGGTCTCGGCCGCCGCGTCCGTGGCCCTGGCTTACGCTCGTCTCGCCACCTCGCGGCTGGCCCCCAGCATCCCCCGCCTCGCGGCGCTACTCCCGGTGCTCCTACTCCTCCCAGTCCTCCCCTTCGCCTTCTCCTCGATCCACCTCCGCACCATCTCCGCCTTCTTTCTCGTCTGGCTCTGCGGCTTtaagctcctcctcctcgccgcgggGCACGGGCCGCTCCACCCGGCCCTCCCGCTCGTGCGCTTCGTCGCGTGCGCCGCGCTGCCCGTCAAGGTCCGGGACAAGACCGagaagcagcagcaacaacaacaacaggcaTCCCGCTCCTCTCTCCCTTCCGGATTCCTGCTGTCCTACGCGGCCAAGGCGGCGCTCTTCTCCGCGCTCGTCTCCGTCCGGTGCTACAGGGCGCGGATGCCCGCATACGCCGTGCCCGTGTTCGACGGCGCGCACGTGTACCTGATGCTGGAGCTCTTCCTCGCGTCCGCCGCGGCGCTCGCCCGCGCGCTGCTGGGCGCGGAGCTGGAGCCGCAGTTCGACCGGCCGTACCTCGCCTCCTCCCTCCGCGACTTCTGGGGCCGGCGGTGGAACCTCATGGTCCCCGGCGTGCTCCGGCCCTGCGTGTACCGCCCCGTGCGCGCACGCTTCGGCGCCGCGGCGGGCGTGCTCGCGGCGTTCCTCGTGTCCGGGGCCATGCACGAGGTCATGTTCTACTACATCACGCTGGAGGCCGGCACCGGGGAGGTCACCGCGTTCTTCGCGCTGCACGGCGCGTGCGCGGTGGCCGAGCGGTGGCTGGCGCGGCAGCACGGCGCCGTGTGGCGACCGCCGCGGCCCGTCGCGACGGCCCTGACGCTGGCGTTCGTGACGGGGACCGGGTCGTGGCTCTTCTTCGCGCCCGTGATCCGGAGCGGGCTGGACAAGGCCATCATCGCGGAGTGCGAGGGGATGCTGGCGTTCTTGGAGCGGGCAGGCCGGAATCTAACCGCGATGGCACATTTGGTTTGA